A DNA window from Halomicrobium mukohataei DSM 12286 contains the following coding sequences:
- a CDS encoding DUF7563 family protein: protein MADRPVCFSTTDQSECQHCGAHVSRDFRRTFGDEENVAHRCPACDSMGRICRGTAAGKELDYPDPEDQPQRNQGGRVDARPDGGESL from the coding sequence TTGGCTGATCGACCTGTCTGTTTCTCGACCACCGATCAGTCGGAGTGCCAGCACTGTGGCGCTCACGTCTCGCGAGACTTCCGACGGACCTTCGGCGACGAGGAGAACGTCGCCCATCGCTGCCCAGCGTGTGACTCGATGGGGCGGATCTGTCGCGGGACAGCCGCCGGGAAAGAGCTCGACTATCCAGACCCTGAGGACCAGCCCCAGCGGAATCAGGGCGGTCGTGTGGACGCACGTCCCGACGGGGGTGAGTCCCTGTGA
- a CDS encoding DNA adenine methylase, producing the protein MSLSAFPYPGGKTYHVDEILGYFPDHELYVEPFGGSASILLNKAPSHIEVLNDLDRDVVHFYQVLRQQREELQKWLRTVPFSRELHGRWARKFYDGHRPDDDIVRAGRWFYLRYTQYSGKLDGISGFKASTIRNEARRLQNATDALDQVADRLQHVTLECLDYNRLCEKYDRSEALLYFDPPYVGPGDDLYTHDGEFDHDKLVATLTELEGKWICSYGDLPDELESAIKEFGWSKRQYQIHYSINGDQREPATERLVMNFDPDEAIPFRSTQQTGLESFGGEWR; encoded by the coding sequence GTGAGTCTGTCGGCATTTCCGTATCCCGGCGGGAAGACGTACCATGTCGACGAGATTCTGGGGTACTTCCCGGATCACGAACTGTACGTCGAACCGTTTGGAGGGTCGGCGTCAATTCTGCTGAACAAGGCACCGAGTCACATCGAGGTGCTAAACGATCTCGACCGTGACGTCGTCCATTTCTACCAAGTACTACGCCAGCAGCGCGAGGAACTCCAGAAGTGGCTTCGGACCGTTCCCTTTTCGCGGGAACTGCATGGGCGATGGGCCAGGAAATTCTACGACGGCCATCGTCCAGATGACGATATAGTCCGGGCTGGTCGCTGGTTCTACCTGCGCTATACACAGTACAGCGGAAAGCTCGACGGCATCTCTGGATTCAAAGCCAGTACGATCCGTAACGAGGCACGGCGCCTGCAGAATGCGACTGATGCACTGGATCAGGTTGCCGATCGGCTCCAGCATGTCACGCTAGAATGCCTCGATTATAACCGTCTCTGTGAGAAGTACGACCGATCTGAGGCACTGCTGTACTTTGATCCACCGTACGTCGGACCTGGTGACGATCTATACACGCACGACGGTGAGTTCGATCACGACAAGTTAGTCGCGACGCTCACCGAACTCGAGGGGAAGTGGATTTGTTCCTACGGTGATCTTCCCGATGAACTCGAATCGGCCATCAAGGAGTTCGGCTGGTCAAAACGGCAATACCAGATCCACTACAGCATCAACGGCGACCAGCGCGAGCCGGCCACCGAACGGCTGGTGATGAACTTCGATCCTGACGAGGCGATTCCCTTCCGATCGACACAGCAGACTGGTCTTGAATCGTTCGGGGGTGAGTGGCGGTGA
- a CDS encoding site-specific integrase, which produces MRLKDYDDDDGKRVWLSDDELARLIDEAETPHQRLAFLLAGRVGLRRSEITGVCPEDLVEGPTGDHIRIWEDYAKRDKYREPPVPSEVVTIAETLAYQQDDDEPLIGVAGSTVYRWVRRAAERLEDETDDRGWSYLDVHDLRRTWGTYLLEQGVIPSVVMSWGGWEDWETFRQHYLGEFSPEAIKRERGRVEYLEGGDENTEIVHPGTMPSESGQHTAD; this is translated from the coding sequence ATGAGACTCAAGGACTACGACGACGACGACGGAAAGCGAGTGTGGCTATCGGACGACGAATTGGCTCGGTTGATCGACGAAGCTGAGACACCTCACCAGCGGCTCGCCTTCTTGCTCGCTGGTCGGGTTGGTCTCCGACGGTCGGAGATCACCGGAGTGTGTCCCGAGGACCTCGTGGAGGGACCGACAGGAGATCACATCCGAATCTGGGAGGACTACGCGAAGCGTGACAAGTACAGAGAGCCGCCAGTCCCGTCCGAAGTCGTCACCATCGCGGAGACACTCGCGTACCAGCAGGACGACGACGAGCCTCTGATAGGCGTTGCTGGATCGACTGTTTACCGCTGGGTGCGCCGAGCTGCCGAGCGCCTCGAAGACGAGACCGACGATAGGGGTTGGTCGTATCTCGATGTACACGATCTGCGACGGACCTGGGGCACGTACCTACTGGAACAGGGCGTGATCCCGTCCGTCGTCATGTCGTGGGGCGGTTGGGAGGACTGGGAGACGTTTCGCCAGCACTACCTCGGGGAGTTCTCCCCAGAGGCGATCAAGCGAGAGCGTGGCCGTGTGGAATATCTCGAAGGTGGCGACGAAAATACGGAGATCGTCCATCCCGGCACGATGCCGTCAGAGAGCGGGCAGCACACCGCAGATTAG
- a CDS encoding RNA polymerase sigma factor, which produces MRGRQKSLAHFESHQPCSDLSDLTDAERDVFEAIEQGEYGPREYADETSRSPGTIGNLLARARVKVDGGDAS; this is translated from the coding sequence ATGAGGGGACGCCAGAAGTCGCTCGCCCACTTCGAGAGCCATCAGCCCTGCTCGGACCTGTCGGACCTCACCGACGCCGAGCGGGACGTTTTCGAGGCGATCGAGCAGGGCGAGTACGGACCCCGTGAGTACGCCGACGAGACCAGCCGCTCGCCGGGGACGATCGGCAACCTGCTGGCCCGAGCGAGGGTGAAGGTCGACGGCGGTGATGCGTCGTGA
- a CDS encoding ribbon-helix-helix domain-containing protein: MPVANTTIGFPPEMLVEIDDHADENNMSRAEYVRHCVRQAHDTPFDEPRGTLTKDEHENIEDRRSEGAA, from the coding sequence ATGCCTGTTGCAAACACCACGATCGGGTTCCCACCCGAGATGTTGGTCGAGATAGACGACCACGCCGACGAGAACAACATGAGCCGGGCCGAGTACGTCCGGCACTGCGTCCGGCAGGCTCACGACACTCCTTTCGACGAGCCTCGCGGGACGCTCACGAAGGACGAACACGAGAACATCGAGGATCGACGAAGCGAGGGGGCCGCCTAA
- a CDS encoding tyrosine-type recombinase/integrase yields the protein MSDLQPLTPEDGVERFLRHREPSVRESTLQNANTRLNYFLDWCEEREIEDLNTLSGRDMADFVAWRRGDIAPITLQKQLSTIRQACRWWADIDAVEEGLAEKIHAPELPDGAESRDVHLDPERAEAALEYFEQYQYASRDHALIALIWRTGMRRGAVRSLDVEDLQPDDNAVRVEHRIDEGTKLKNGEAGERWVYLGPKWFQVLDDYVSNPGRPQGTDEYGRRPLFTKEDGGRPSAQTIYKWLMRALHPCTYGECPHDRTPETCDARGRTANVADCPSSRSPHAVRRGAITHHLTEDTPPETVSERMDVSLDVLYQHYDARTEREKMDVRTDHLPE from the coding sequence GTGAGCGATCTCCAACCGCTGACTCCCGAGGACGGCGTCGAGCGGTTCCTACGGCACCGTGAGCCGTCCGTGCGGGAGTCGACGCTACAGAACGCCAACACCCGGCTCAACTACTTCCTCGACTGGTGCGAGGAGCGCGAGATCGAGGACCTGAACACGCTGTCTGGTCGGGACATGGCCGACTTCGTGGCGTGGCGACGGGGCGACATCGCTCCCATCACGCTCCAGAAGCAGCTATCCACGATCCGGCAAGCGTGCCGGTGGTGGGCCGACATCGACGCCGTCGAGGAGGGACTGGCCGAGAAGATCCACGCGCCGGAGCTGCCCGACGGTGCCGAGAGTCGAGACGTGCATCTCGATCCCGAGCGGGCCGAGGCCGCGCTGGAGTACTTCGAGCAGTACCAGTACGCGAGCCGGGATCACGCCCTCATCGCCCTCATCTGGCGGACGGGGATGCGACGCGGTGCCGTCCGCTCGCTCGACGTGGAGGACCTCCAACCGGACGATAACGCCGTCCGAGTGGAGCACCGGATCGACGAGGGTACGAAGCTCAAGAACGGCGAAGCCGGCGAGCGGTGGGTCTATCTCGGCCCGAAGTGGTTCCAGGTTCTCGACGACTACGTGAGCAACCCCGGCCGCCCGCAGGGGACCGACGAGTACGGCAGACGGCCGCTGTTCACCAAAGAAGACGGTGGCCGACCGTCGGCCCAGACGATCTACAAGTGGCTCATGCGGGCGCTGCACCCCTGCACCTACGGCGAGTGTCCGCACGATCGGACGCCGGAGACCTGCGATGCTCGGGGTAGGACGGCCAACGTCGCAGACTGCCCGTCGTCGCGATCTCCCCACGCCGTTCGTCGAGGCGCGATCACCCACCACCTGACCGAAGACACCCCGCCGGAGACGGTGAGCGAGCGCATGGACGTGTCGCTCGATGTGCTGTACCAGCACTACGACGCCCGAACCGAGCGCGAGAAAATGGACGTGCGAACCGACCACCTACCGGAATGA